GTGCACGTGGTGCTAAAGTAGCGGATATTGCTATTATTGTTGTCGCTGCGGATGATGCAGTGATGCCTCAGACTAAAGAGGCTATCAATCATGCACAGGCAGCCGGCGTGCCATTGGTATTCGCTTTCACAAAAATTGATAAGCCAGGGGCAAACTCAGATAAGATACGTGAGCAACTATCAATTATGAATATCCTTGTAGAGGATTGGGGAGGAAACTTCCAGTCACAGGAGATTTCGGGTAAGAGCGGACTGAATGTAGACTTATTATTGGAGAAAGTTTTATTAGAAGCAGAATTGCTTGACCTTAAAGCTAACCCTAATAAACGTGCTACAGGTAGTGTAATTGAAGCGACCTTGGATAAAGGACGCGGTATTGTAACTACTGTTCTTGTTCAGGCGGGTACTTTGAAGATTGGTGATCCGATTCTGGCAGGTAGTTATAGCGGACGTGTAAAAGCGTTGTTTAATGAACGTGGACAAAAAGTAGATAAAGCTGGCCCTTCAGTACCGGTACAGGTATTGGGTATGCAGGGTGCACCTACAGCAGGTGATAGATTCAATGCATTGGAAAGTGAAGTTGAGGCAAGAGAAATTGCTAACAAACGTTTACAACTAATGCGTGAACAAGGACTTCGTACTCAGAAACACATTACGTTGGATGAGATTGGCCGTCGTTTGGCAATCGGTAACTTTAAAGAGCTTAACCTGATTGTTAAAGGTGATGTGGATGGATCAATCGAGGCATTATCTGACTCATTATTGAAACTGTCTACTGAAGAAATTCAGATCAATATCATTGGTAAAGCAGTAGGTCAGATCTCTGAATCTGATGTATTGTTAGCTTCTGCTTCTGATGCGATTATCATCGGCTTCCAGGTTCGTCCTTCTTCTGGAGCACGTAAACTGGCCGAGGCTGAGCAAATTGACATCAGACTATACTCTATTATCTACGATGCAATCAATGAGATTAAAGCGGCGATGGAGGGTATGTTGGCTCCCGAGTTTGAAGAGAAGATCACTGCAAATGTGGAGATCAGAGAAACCTTCAAAATTACTAAGGTGGGTACAATTGCAGGATGTATGGTGTTGGATGGCACGATTACCCGTAACAGTAAAATCCGTATTGTTAGAGACGGTGTAGTTGTTTATACCGGTGAACTTGCTTCATTGAAACGTTATAAAGATGACGTTAAAGAAGTATCAAGAGGTTATGAGTGCGGATTGAATATCCATAACTTTAACAACATTGAAGTAGGAGACATCGTTGAAGCCTACGAACAAGTAGAAGTGAAAAGGAAATTATAATTTCCATTAAATAGATTGAAGGTGCTGTTCATACAAGTGAACAGCACCTTTTTTATTTCGGTAATTTATAGAAGTTAAGAGGGAAATCTATTTTTAAGTTAACTTAGACAGGAATTTTATTGCGGGCATAGGCTATGAACATCAAAAGAAGTTTAAAAAAACTCTTCATAAAGAATTATGTTGGAAAGGAGCATGTAATTGTTAATTTATATCAAACGAATTATGATAAACATGTTTTGATTTCTTATATCGTTACACCATTTAAGAACCCAAACACATTCACTCATCAAAATTATATTACCTCACATATCGTTGCGGAGACTTTTCGGGATCTTGGCTATAATGTAGATATAGTTGATCATCATGACAAAAAATCTGCGATTGATTACGAAAAATATACGGTGATTTTTGGTATGGGGGATAACTTTGAACGTTCGTTTTTTTGCCAAAACAGAAAAATTCCCCGAATTCACCTGATTACAGGAGCGCATGATGATTTTCATAATGCGATGAGTTTGAAAAGTATTGAGGACTTTTATCAATTATCAGGGCTTTGGTTAACAACTGAAGCTAATGTCTCTTCCTCCTGCAATTATTACGCACTGTATAATGCTGATTTCGCTATTATTCTCGCACATGGATATGTGTTCGAAGAATATAAAAGAAGATTTGTGAACAAGATATATACATTGAATAATAATATTCTAGGTGTATTTAGTGGATTTAAGCCTAAAGTGGCTGAGACGAGAACGAATAATTTCTTATTCTTAAGCGGAGGAAAGCAAATTACAAAGGGCTTTCATCTGTTAATGGAAGTCGCGAAACAGCGAAAAGACCTTAATTTTTATGTAGTAGTTCCTTACATAAATGACCTTCTGCTTAATTATTACCAGGATCTTCTGATTCCCGGATCAAATGTGTTCTTATTTAAGAACCTTAAGATGGATTCTACGCAAATGCGAGAGATCATTGAGACTTGCTCTTACTCTATTGCACCTAGCTATGTAGATGGATTGCCAGGAGGTACTATAGAACCAATGTCGGCTGGAATGATCCCAATTGTAACTAAGAATTGTGGATTCCCCTCGGAGTTGTTTATCTTCGAGATGGAAGATTTAAGTATAGGCGCCCTTAACAGAGCTATTAATCAGGTGCTGCAGCTTGATGATAAAGTGTATACTGAGTTCAGCGAGCTAGTCCGGAAATATGCCGTCGAAAATTTTTCAGCAGATAGCGTGCAAAAGAATTTAAAACAGATTTTAGAAGCGGAACTGCCCAGACCTAATTAACTGTTATTTGGATAGCCTTCCAAAGCCCTTTAAGGAAAGTTTAAATGTCTTTCGTAGTTGACGCATGTTTAGGTAAGACCAGTTAAAAAGATCCCTATTAAACAAGAGAGCCAAAGCATTCATCTTTGCTTTTTTCTGATAGATGATGGTAAACCATTTTTCAAATAACATTTCCTCAAATTCCCTCACCGGATATTTTCTTAGCTTACGATTTGCTGATTTGATCTGCAAAAAGAGTTGATGATAATCGGAAAACTGATAGCGCTTATAATCACATATCAAAATGCTGAAAAGGATATTTCCAAAGGATTCATGATCGGGAATACCTAAATAGTTTAGCTGTTCACTTTTAATTGCTTTTAATTTCAATTTTGCAATTTCCTCCCTAAGAGAGGATATATTGTTTTCATGGATTCTGTATTTTACCAGGATCTGATCCAGATTCCAGACAGGATACTTCTCGGCTATTCTGATGAATAATTCATAATCTTCGGCGGGGGCATAGTCCTGATATCCGTTTAGCTCCTTATAGATGCTTGTTTTATACATAACAGAAGAGTTGACAAAAGTGTTCTCAAAAAGTAATGTCATTTTTATTTTTTCTGCACCAACAGGTACAATAAGATCGGAATTGTTCGTAAGCTCTGCTCGTTGGTTGATGAAAACCCCATGTCCACCACATAATGCGTATTCAGGATGTTGCCGGAAAAAATTATATTGAAGTTCCAGCCTATTCTTAATGGCAATATCGTCACTGTCCAATATGGCGATGTACTCTCCCCGGGCTTCTGTTAATGCTACATTTCGAGTATAGGTAAGTCCTCTGTTTTTATCGTTATGAACAAGCCTGATTCTGGGATCATTAAATTTTTCAATTACGGCAACAGTCTGATCTGTGGAACCGTCATTTACTATGAGCAGTTCAAAATCAGAAAAGCTCTGTTCAAGAATACTTTTTATGGAATCGCTTATATAATTTTCTGAATTATAAGCGGCCATAAAAACAGTTATTTTAGGAAGCATAATCTTGTCTAATGGGTGTCTGTGTTAATCCGTCCAAATATAATATTATCTTTGCTGCAAATATTCAATATCGGTAAGTGCTGCGCTTATGTAGGGAGGCACACTGGAAAAAGGAATGAAGGTACACATGGAAACTTCATAACCGCTAAAACAATTATGCATTGATGAAAAACAATTACCTCTCTTTTAGCTTATGGGGAAATGAAAAAATTTATACCATAGGGGCAATCAGAAATGCTGAACTGGCGAGGAAAGTTTATAAGGGCTGGAAAGTTATTGTTTATTTTGACAATACCGTTCCAAGTGGGATTATTGAGGAATTGCAGGCATTGGATGTTGTTTTGGTAGACATGACCCATTCAGATATTTATGGGTTATTCTGGCGTTTTCTGGCGGCAGATTTGCCAGATGGAGACCATATTATATTCAGAGACACCGATTCCCGCTTATCTTTAAGGGAGAAACTAGCAGTAGACGACTGGATTAGAAATGGAGATAGTATTCATGTAATGAGGGACCATCCAGCCCATCGAACGCCGTTTGGTGCTAAAGGTTTATCTATTCTCGGGGGGATGTGGGGTATCAAAGCGGGTCAGGTCGAAATGGGACGGATGATCAGGGAATTTAGCATCGGAAAATCTGATCAGTATGGGATCGATCAATCGTTTTTGCAGCGTATTTATAAAGAATTTAAGAGCTCTATGACTATCCATGACGAGTTTTTCGAGAAAAAAAAATTCCCAATAGCACGTGAAGAATATCGATTTGTGGGAGAACGGATTGATGAGAATGAACAGGTTATTGGTACGGACTGGGAGCAAATTAAAGTATACATCAAGGGGCATAATCCATCTTCATTTAAAAAATTGAAAACCTGGATTAAGAATTTTTTTAATTAAGTTTTGGAGCAATGAATTACTATTATACGATCATCATACCAACTTTTAATTCGGCAGGTACGCTTAAGGAATGTTTGAAAAGTATCCTCAATCAGACTTGTAGTGATCTGGAAATTCTGATTAGCGACGGAGCATCTACGGATGCTACAAAAGAAGTTTTTGAAAGTTTTAATGACGGTCGGATTAGTTTTTTTTCTGAACCTGATAAAGGAGTATATGACGCGATGAATAAGGCGATAGGTCGTTCATCTGGCAAGTGGCTACTGTTTCTAGGTAGCGACGACACTTTATATACTGATCGGGTTTTGGAAGAAATGAAAGTTTATCTGGATAAAACCGATGCCCACCTGGTTTACGGGAATGTTAGAATTGTGGGGGATAGCCCCTGGGCTAAGGATGGGGAAATTTATAGAGGAAAAACGTCATTGACGACCTTACTTGTAAATAATATTTGTCATCAGGCTATATGTTATTCAAGAGAAATCTTTAGTGGCGGTCTTAGATACAATCCGAATTATCGT
This region of Pedobacter steynii genomic DNA includes:
- a CDS encoding glycosyltransferase family 2 protein, which encodes MNYYYTIIIPTFNSAGTLKECLKSILNQTCSDLEILISDGASTDATKEVFESFNDGRISFFSEPDKGVYDAMNKAIGRSSGKWLLFLGSDDTLYTDRVLEEMKVYLDKTDAHLVYGNVRIVGDSPWAKDGEIYRGKTSLTTLLVNNICHQAICYSREIFSGGLRYNPNYRVCSDYDFNLICASRYKLEYAPVILSHFKTGGLSSVAEDPAFHRDKWINIVSYFGEKLFDKSFRPYRNAIRQTAQLFVKKAEYRKAILAIRLYLYYKISK
- a CDS encoding glycosyltransferase family 2 protein, whose product is MLPKITVFMAAYNSENYISDSIKSILEQSFSDFELLIVNDGSTDQTVAVIEKFNDPRIRLVHNDKNRGLTYTRNVALTEARGEYIAILDSDDIAIKNRLELQYNFFRQHPEYALCGGHGVFINQRAELTNNSDLIVPVGAEKIKMTLLFENTFVNSSVMYKTSIYKELNGYQDYAPAEDYELFIRIAEKYPVWNLDQILVKYRIHENNISSLREEIAKLKLKAIKSEQLNYLGIPDHESFGNILFSILICDYKRYQFSDYHQLFLQIKSANRKLRKYPVREFEEMLFEKWFTIIYQKKAKMNALALLFNRDLFNWSYLNMRQLRKTFKLSLKGFGRLSK
- a CDS encoding glycosyltransferase — encoded protein: MNIKRSLKKLFIKNYVGKEHVIVNLYQTNYDKHVLISYIVTPFKNPNTFTHQNYITSHIVAETFRDLGYNVDIVDHHDKKSAIDYEKYTVIFGMGDNFERSFFCQNRKIPRIHLITGAHDDFHNAMSLKSIEDFYQLSGLWLTTEANVSSSCNYYALYNADFAIILAHGYVFEEYKRRFVNKIYTLNNNILGVFSGFKPKVAETRTNNFLFLSGGKQITKGFHLLMEVAKQRKDLNFYVVVPYINDLLLNYYQDLLIPGSNVFLFKNLKMDSTQMREIIETCSYSIAPSYVDGLPGGTIEPMSAGMIPIVTKNCGFPSELFIFEMEDLSIGALNRAINQVLQLDDKVYTEFSELVRKYAVENFSADSVQKNLKQILEAELPRPN